From a region of the Triticum aestivum cultivar Chinese Spring chromosome 7D, IWGSC CS RefSeq v2.1, whole genome shotgun sequence genome:
- the LOC123166812 gene encoding disease resistance protein PIK6-NP isoform X2 — protein sequence MEGALVSVATGTLKPVLGKLASLMGDEYKRLKGVRGEIKFLTDELTAMHAFLLNMSEEEDPDVQDKVWMNEVRELSYGMEDSIDDFMKHVDDNDTKPGSFTERIKNLLGKMKTRHRIANEIQDLKKRIIEVGERTARYTTRDALSKTVNVTVDPRALAIFEHASMLVGIDEPKATLIKLLTEEDGCASTQYQQVKMVSVVGSAGMGKTTLANQVYQELKGKLKCRAFVSVSRNPDIMNILRTIYGEVSGKPYTDTEAGSVQQLLAIISNFLADKSGNKISTTSRLGT from the exons ATGGAGGGTGCTCTGGTGAGTGTGGCGACGGGGACCCTGAAACCCGTCCTGGGGAAGCTGGCCTCTCTGATGGGCGACGAGTACAAGCGTCTCAAGGGGGTGCGCGGCGAGATCAAGTTTCTGACCGATGAGCTTACCGCAATGCATGCCTTTCTCCTGAACATGTCAGAGGAGGAGGATCCTGATGTGCAGGATAAAGTTTGGATGAATGAGGTGCGCGAGCTGTCCTACGGCATGGAGGACTCCATCGATGACTTCATGAAACATGTAGATGACAACGACACAAAGCCAGGTAGCTTCACGGAGAGGATCAAGAACTTGTTGGGGAAGATGAAGACTCGCCATCGGATTGCAAACGAGATCCAAGATTTGAAGAAACGTATCATTGAGGTGGGCGAGAGGACTGCAAGGTACACAACTCGTGATGCCTTGTCCAAAACCGTCAATGTGACCGTTGACCCTAGAGCTCTTGCAATCTTTGAGCATGCCTCAATGCTCGTCGGAATTGATGAACCGAAGGCAACGCTAATCAAACTCTTGACTGAAGAGGACGGATGTGCATCAACACAATATCAACAAGTGAAGATGGTCTCTGTCGTTGGATCTGCAGGAATGGGCAAGACAACTCTTGCAAACCAAGTGTATCAAGAGCTCAAAGGCAAACTCAAGTGTCGGGCTTTCGTGTCAGTGTCACGCAATCCAGACATCATGAATATTCTCAGAACTATTTATGGTGAAGTTAGCGGGAAACCTTATACTGACACAGAAGCAGGGAGTGTACAACAACTCCTCGCCATTATCTCCAACTTCCTTGCAGACAAGAG TGGTAACAAGATCAGTACTACTAGCAGATTGGGCACTTGA
- the LOC123166812 gene encoding disease resistance protein PIK6-NP isoform X1 — MEGALVSVATGTLKPVLGKLASLMGDEYKRLKGVRGEIKFLTDELTAMHAFLLNMSEEEDPDVQDKVWMNEVRELSYGMEDSIDDFMKHVDDNDTKPGSFTERIKNLLGKMKTRHRIANEIQDLKKRIIEVGERTARYTTRDALSKTVNVTVDPRALAIFEHASMLVGIDEPKATLIKLLTEEDGCASTQYQQVKMVSVVGSAGMGKTTLANQVYQELKGKLKCRAFVSVSRNPDIMNILRTIYGEVSGKPYTDTEAGSVQQLLAIISNFLADKSYFIVVDDIWKKETWDVIKYAFPMTSCGIIITTTRMKDVANSCQTSFGGHIYNIRPLDIVYSRQLFHGRLFNSEENCPPYLKEVSDQILKKCDGLPLAIIAISGLLANTERIEGLWNQVKDSIGRALERNSSVEGMMKILSLSYFDLPPHLKTCLLYVSIFPEDSFIGKNDIISRWIGEEFIHKEGRYTSHEIGERCFNELLNRGLIQPGKTNEYGEVESCQVHDTILDFIISKSIEENFVTLLGVPILTIGTQSKVVRRLFLQGINQGNSTIQPAGLVLSHVRSLGVFGGFVEIPSLEEFKHLCVLHLSHCQSLEEHHLENIVRLPQLRYLNLKNTEIRKLPEQIGRLGCLELLDLRHTCVEELPASIVNLKKLTHLLVDYGVKFPDGIEEMQALETLEEVRFSNQPFGFLSGLGQLKNLRNLVLFFGFEEYSDTKDANMVEEECIKSIISSLCKLGTQDLRSLTIWDWSSLLQEPLCPLTLDRLINFSLGAPQVPKWVSSLRNLQEIHLIVDEVKQDDLCILGALPTLLILHLEEETMSNKKIRVSGEVGFQFLRIFIYEANPHPVDLMFAAGSMPKLEKLVLSFRIAAGSLDFGIKNLPCLSTVKCSTNADDGIFGAIQTAVERAASTHPNHPSLLFRRDVKCSTNKAPYFSPL; from the exons ATGGAGGGTGCTCTGGTGAGTGTGGCGACGGGGACCCTGAAACCCGTCCTGGGGAAGCTGGCCTCTCTGATGGGCGACGAGTACAAGCGTCTCAAGGGGGTGCGCGGCGAGATCAAGTTTCTGACCGATGAGCTTACCGCAATGCATGCCTTTCTCCTGAACATGTCAGAGGAGGAGGATCCTGATGTGCAGGATAAAGTTTGGATGAATGAGGTGCGCGAGCTGTCCTACGGCATGGAGGACTCCATCGATGACTTCATGAAACATGTAGATGACAACGACACAAAGCCAGGTAGCTTCACGGAGAGGATCAAGAACTTGTTGGGGAAGATGAAGACTCGCCATCGGATTGCAAACGAGATCCAAGATTTGAAGAAACGTATCATTGAGGTGGGCGAGAGGACTGCAAGGTACACAACTCGTGATGCCTTGTCCAAAACCGTCAATGTGACCGTTGACCCTAGAGCTCTTGCAATCTTTGAGCATGCCTCAATGCTCGTCGGAATTGATGAACCGAAGGCAACGCTAATCAAACTCTTGACTGAAGAGGACGGATGTGCATCAACACAATATCAACAAGTGAAGATGGTCTCTGTCGTTGGATCTGCAGGAATGGGCAAGACAACTCTTGCAAACCAAGTGTATCAAGAGCTCAAAGGCAAACTCAAGTGTCGGGCTTTCGTGTCAGTGTCACGCAATCCAGACATCATGAATATTCTCAGAACTATTTATGGTGAAGTTAGCGGGAAACCTTATACTGACACAGAAGCAGGGAGTGTACAACAACTCCTCGCCATTATCTCCAACTTCCTTGCAGACAAGAG CTACTTTATTGTTGTTGACGATATATGGAAGAAGGAAACATGGGATGTTATTAAGTACGCATTCCCCATGACCAGTTGTGGCATAATAATCACCACTACTCGTATGAAAGATGTCGCTAATTCATGTCAGACGTCATTCGGTGGCCATATTTATAACATAAGGCCtcttgatattgtttattcaagaCAGTTATTTCACGGAAGATTATTTAACTCCGAAGAAAATTGCCCTCCATACCTTAAAGAAGTTTCTGATCAAATCTTGAAAAAATGTGATGGGTTACCTTTGGCGATCATCGCTATATCTGGTTTGTTGGCTAACACAGAAAGAATAGAGGGCCTATGGAACCAAGTGAAAGATTCAATTGGCCGTGCACTTGAAAGAAATTCTAGCGTTGAAGgaatgatgaagatattgtcacttAGTTATTTTGATCTGCCTCCTCATCTGAAGACGTGTCTCTTATATGTGAGTATATTTCCGGAGGATTCTTTTATTGGGAAGAATGATATCATAAGTAGGTGGATAGGTGAAGAATTCATTCACAAAGAAGGCAGATATACATCACATGAGATAGGAGAAAGGTGTTTTAATGAGCTCCTTAATAGGGGTTTGATTCAACCGGGGAAGACAAATGAATATGGTGAGGTAGAGAGTTGCCAAGTTCATGACACAATTCTTGATTTCATCATATCCAAGTCCATAGAAGAGAACTTCGTTACTTTACTAGGTGTTCCAATTCTGACAATTGGGACACAAAGCAAAGTCGTTCGTCGACTCTTTCTACAAGGAATTAATCAAGGAAATTCAACAATACAGCCAGCAGGTTTGGTGTTGTCCCATGTACGATCACTGGGTGTGTTTGGAGGTTTTGTGGAAATCCCTTCTCTGGAGGAATTCAAACATCTGTGTGTTCTCCACTTGAGCCATTGCCAATCATTGGAAGAACATCATCTTGAGAATATAGTGAGGTTGCCCCAGCTAAGGTACCTGAACCTCAAAAATACAGAAATAAGGAAGCTCCCAGAACAAATCGGGCGTTTAGGTTGCCTAGAGTTGTTGGACCTAAGACACACTTGTGTAGAGGAATTGCCTGCATCTATTGTTAATCTCAAAAAATTGACGCATCTTCTTGTTGACTATGGTGTTAAATTTCCTGATGGAATTGAGGAGATGCAAGCATTGGAGACATTGGAAGAGGTCAGGTTCTCCAACCAACCATTTGGCTTCCTGTCCGGCCTTGGCCAACTAAAGAATTTGAGGAATCTGGTTCTTTTCTTTGGTTTCGAAGAGTATTCTGACACTAAGGATGCAAATATGGTTGAAGAGGAGTGCATCAAATCTATCATCTCTTCCCTGTGTAAACTAGGCACCCAGGACCTTCGCTCTCTAACTATTTGGGATTGGAGCAGCCTCTTACAAGAACCTTTGTGCCCGCTTACCCTCGATAGACTTATTAACTTCTCGTTAGGCGCCCCACAGGTTCCGAAATGGGTGAGCTCCCTCAGAAACCTCCAAGAGATACACCTTATAGTGGATGAAGTCAAGCAGGATGATCTCTGCATCCTTGGGGCCTTACCCACTCTGCTCATTCTGCATCTGGAGGAAGAAACAATGTCAAACAAAAAAATCAGAGTCAGTGGTGAAGTTGGGTTCCAATTCTTGAGGATTTTTATTTATGAGGCAAATCCTCACCCGGTAGATCTGATGTTTGCGGCAGGATCCATGCCCAAGCTAGAAAAACTCGTGCTTTCTTTCCGCATAGCAGCTGGCTCTCTGGACTTTGGAATCAAGAACCTCCCCTGCCTCAGTACGGTCAAATGTAGTACAAATGCCGACGATGGCATTTTTGGAGCCATACAGACTGCCGTGGAGAGAGCAGCCAGCACACACCCCAATCACCCTAGTTTACTCTTTCGGAGAGATGTCAAATGTAGTACAAACAAGGCTCCATACTTCTCTCCTTTATGA